The proteins below come from a single Aegilops tauschii subsp. strangulata cultivar AL8/78 chromosome 6, Aet v6.0, whole genome shotgun sequence genomic window:
- the LOC109740982 gene encoding homeobox-leucine zipper protein HOX16 isoform X1 codes for MEPGRLIFNTSGSGNGQMLFMDCGAGGIAGAAGMFHRGVRPVLGGMEEGRGVKRPFFTSPDDMLEEEYYDEQLPEKKRRLTPEQVHLLERSFEEENKLEPERKTELARKLGLQPRQVAVWFQNRRARWKTKTLERDFDRLKASFDALRADHDALLQDNHRLRSQVVTLTEKMQDKEAPEGSFGAAVDALEPEQAAAEAKASLANAEEHAAAAEAFEVVQQQLHVKDEERLSPGSGGSAVLDARDALLGSGCGLAGVVDSSVDSYCFPGGAGGDEYHECVMGPVAGGIQSEEDDGAGSDEGCSYYPDDAAVFFAAAQGHGHHHTDDDDQQDDGQISYWMWN; via the exons ATGGAGCCCGGCCGGCTCATCTTCAACACGTCGGGCTCCGGCAACGGACAGATGCTCTTCATGGACTGCGGCGCCGGCGGCATCGCCGGCGCGGCCGGCATGTTCCATCGAG GGGTGAGACCGGTCCTCGGCGGCATGGAAGAAGGGCGCGGCGTGAAGCGGCCCTTCTTCACCTCGCCGGATGACATGCTCGAGGAGGAGTACTACGACGAGCAGCTCCCGGAGAAGAAGCGGCGCCTCACCCCGGAGCAG GTCCACCTGCTGGAGAGGAGCTTCGAGGAGGAGAATAAGCTGGAGCCGGAGAGGAAGACGGAGCTGGCCCGCAAGCTCGGGCTGCAGCCACGCCAGGTGGCCGTCTGGTTCCAGAACCGCCGCGCCCGGTGGAAGACAAAGACGCTGGAGCGCGACTTCGACCGCCTCAAGGCGTCCTTCGACGCCCTCCGGGCCGACCACGACGCCCTCCTCCAGGACAACCACCGGCTCCGGTCACAG GTGGTAACGTTGACCGAGAAGATGCAAGATAAGGAGGCGCCGGAAGGCAGCTTCGGTGCAGCCGTCGACGCCTtggagccggagcaggcggcggcggaggcgaagGCTTCCTTGGCCAACGCCGAGGAACATGCCGCGGCAGCGGAGGCGTTCGAGGTGGTGCAGCAGCAGCTGCATGTGAAGGACGAGGAGAGGCTGAGCCCGGGGAGCGGCGGGAGCGCGGTGCTGGACGCGAGGGACGCGCTGCTCGGGAGCGGATGCGGTCTCGCCGGCGTGGTGGACAGCAGCGTGGACTCGTACTGCTTCCCGGGGGGCGCCGGCGGCGACGAGTACCACGAGTGCGTGATGGGCCCCGTGGCGGGCGGCATCCAGTCGGAGGAGGACGACGGCGCGGGCAGCGACGAGGGCTGCAGCTActaccccgacgacgccgccgtcttcttcgccgccgcgcaAGGGCACGGCCACCATCACACGGACGACGACGATCAGCAGGACGACGGCCAGATCAGCTACTGGATGTGGAACTAG
- the LOC109740982 gene encoding homeobox-leucine zipper protein HOX16 isoform X2 has protein sequence MEEGRGVKRPFFTSPDDMLEEEYYDEQLPEKKRRLTPEQVHLLERSFEEENKLEPERKTELARKLGLQPRQVAVWFQNRRARWKTKTLERDFDRLKASFDALRADHDALLQDNHRLRSQVVTLTEKMQDKEAPEGSFGAAVDALEPEQAAAEAKASLANAEEHAAAAEAFEVVQQQLHVKDEERLSPGSGGSAVLDARDALLGSGCGLAGVVDSSVDSYCFPGGAGGDEYHECVMGPVAGGIQSEEDDGAGSDEGCSYYPDDAAVFFAAAQGHGHHHTDDDDQQDDGQISYWMWN, from the exons ATGGAAGAAGGGCGCGGCGTGAAGCGGCCCTTCTTCACCTCGCCGGATGACATGCTCGAGGAGGAGTACTACGACGAGCAGCTCCCGGAGAAGAAGCGGCGCCTCACCCCGGAGCAG GTCCACCTGCTGGAGAGGAGCTTCGAGGAGGAGAATAAGCTGGAGCCGGAGAGGAAGACGGAGCTGGCCCGCAAGCTCGGGCTGCAGCCACGCCAGGTGGCCGTCTGGTTCCAGAACCGCCGCGCCCGGTGGAAGACAAAGACGCTGGAGCGCGACTTCGACCGCCTCAAGGCGTCCTTCGACGCCCTCCGGGCCGACCACGACGCCCTCCTCCAGGACAACCACCGGCTCCGGTCACAG GTGGTAACGTTGACCGAGAAGATGCAAGATAAGGAGGCGCCGGAAGGCAGCTTCGGTGCAGCCGTCGACGCCTtggagccggagcaggcggcggcggaggcgaagGCTTCCTTGGCCAACGCCGAGGAACATGCCGCGGCAGCGGAGGCGTTCGAGGTGGTGCAGCAGCAGCTGCATGTGAAGGACGAGGAGAGGCTGAGCCCGGGGAGCGGCGGGAGCGCGGTGCTGGACGCGAGGGACGCGCTGCTCGGGAGCGGATGCGGTCTCGCCGGCGTGGTGGACAGCAGCGTGGACTCGTACTGCTTCCCGGGGGGCGCCGGCGGCGACGAGTACCACGAGTGCGTGATGGGCCCCGTGGCGGGCGGCATCCAGTCGGAGGAGGACGACGGCGCGGGCAGCGACGAGGGCTGCAGCTActaccccgacgacgccgccgtcttcttcgccgccgcgcaAGGGCACGGCCACCATCACACGGACGACGACGATCAGCAGGACGACGGCCAGATCAGCTACTGGATGTGGAACTAG